The Panacibacter microcysteis genome includes a window with the following:
- the carB gene encoding carbamoyl-phosphate synthase large subunit, which yields MPKDNSIKSVLIIGSGPIIIGQACEFDYSGSQAARSLREEGIKVILINSNPATIMTDPMMADRVYLLPLTVESIEQILQENDIDAVLPTMGGQTALNLCKEADELGIWKQYNVRLIGVDVAAIDTAEDREKFRQLMLKIGIKVAPSRVANSFLEGKEFAQEIGFPLVIRPSFTLGGTGGGFVHDKSELDEALQRGLQASPIHEVLVERAVLGWKEYELELLRDQKDNVVIICTVENVDPMGIHTGDSITVAPAMTLSDTAFQEMRNQAMLMMRSLGNFAGGCNVQFALNPETEDIIAVEINPRVSRSSALASKATGYPIAKIAAKLAIGYSLDELKNQITRTTSAYFEPALDYVIVKVPRWNFDKFKGANDTLGLQMKSVGEVMAIGRSFTEAIQKACQSLENEAVGLGYYGKSLMKSEDLLEYIKVPKWDRIFRIKDALMQGVTVKSIVKATGIDRWFIYQILEICRIEKELAKHSLESLGYDLLKEAKQHGFSDEQIARIIHSNTTEEEVYNKRKALGITRVFKMVDTCSAEFEAKTPYFYSSFE from the coding sequence ATGCCAAAAGACAATTCCATAAAAAGCGTACTGATCATTGGTTCCGGCCCGATCATCATTGGCCAGGCCTGCGAGTTTGATTACTCCGGTTCCCAGGCTGCAAGAAGCCTGCGTGAAGAAGGTATCAAAGTAATTCTTATCAACAGCAATCCTGCCACCATTATGACTGACCCCATGATGGCAGACCGGGTTTACCTGTTACCGCTTACAGTTGAAAGCATTGAGCAGATACTGCAGGAAAATGATATAGACGCCGTACTACCTACCATGGGCGGGCAAACTGCGTTGAATCTTTGTAAAGAAGCTGATGAGCTTGGTATCTGGAAGCAGTACAATGTACGCCTGATAGGTGTAGATGTTGCGGCCATAGATACTGCAGAAGACCGTGAGAAATTCAGACAACTGATGCTGAAGATTGGCATTAAGGTAGCCCCAAGCCGGGTGGCAAACAGTTTCCTTGAAGGAAAAGAATTTGCGCAGGAAATTGGTTTTCCGCTGGTAATACGGCCATCTTTTACACTGGGCGGTACAGGTGGTGGTTTTGTGCATGATAAGAGCGAACTGGATGAAGCGCTGCAACGCGGCCTGCAGGCGTCTCCCATACATGAAGTGTTGGTAGAAAGAGCTGTGCTTGGCTGGAAAGAATATGAGCTGGAATTATTGAGAGACCAGAAAGACAACGTGGTGATCATTTGTACCGTTGAAAATGTTGACCCGATGGGCATACATACCGGGGACTCTATTACAGTAGCGCCTGCAATGACGCTTAGTGATACAGCTTTCCAGGAAATGCGTAACCAGGCTATGCTGATGATGCGCTCTCTCGGCAATTTTGCCGGTGGCTGTAATGTACAGTTTGCCTTAAATCCCGAAACGGAAGATATTATAGCGGTTGAAATAAATCCGCGGGTTAGCCGGTCATCAGCACTGGCAAGTAAAGCGACGGGCTACCCCATTGCAAAAATTGCTGCCAAACTGGCCATAGGTTACTCGCTGGATGAACTAAAAAACCAGATTACCAGAACAACCTCCGCTTATTTTGAGCCCGCACTGGATTATGTTATTGTAAAAGTACCACGGTGGAACTTTGATAAATTCAAGGGAGCCAATGATACACTCGGCCTGCAAATGAAAAGTGTTGGCGAGGTAATGGCCATAGGAAGAAGCTTTACCGAAGCTATTCAAAAAGCTTGTCAGAGCCTTGAGAACGAAGCAGTAGGCTTGGGATATTATGGTAAGAGCCTGATGAAAAGCGAAGATTTGCTGGAGTATATAAAGGTGCCAAAATGGGACAGGATATTTAGAATTAAAGATGCATTGATGCAGGGCGTTACCGTAAAAAGCATCGTGAAAGCAACCGGTATAGATCGATGGTTCATTTACCAGATCCTGGAGATCTGCCGTATAGAAAAAGAACTGGCAAAACATTCGCTGGAATCCCTTGGATATGATCTGTTGAAAGAGGCCAAACAACATGGCTTTAGTGATGAGCAGATTGCCCGTATAATTCATAGCAATACAACCGAAGAAGAAGTGTATAACAAAAGAAAAGCACTTGGTATAACCAGGGTATTTAAAATGGTTGATACCTGTAGTGCTGAATTTGAGGCGAAAACACCTTATTTCTATAGTTCGTTTGAATAA